In a single window of the Debaryomyces hansenii CBS767 chromosome A complete sequence genome:
- a CDS encoding DEHA2A09218p (similar to uniprot|P40468 Saccharomyces cerevisiae YIL129C TAO3 Transcriptional Activator of OCH1), giving the protein MIEIPDLDESSPYQYVLDQSQVQRSQQPQQPQQPQQSHHIRHISDITGDYRRNTTDEPTDSAASEVKKYALYESSEGPMPDQEDENSEDPHIQDQHSRQFRQFQYPNEANGVGDSDLPAPPVPKAIASSIDNLSYVPGLDSLASLALSEESNDTNAQIIEYNTAQPLFMNQINMTGAPTSDTPRVHVVEQHGYGQETFKLQDPPLIHDKYSLQNTEHDKEEDKLGELGYIKKGDASNSNLSLSQQLASPMSQFPIHDYTKESPQLPPPLSTITNKRLTLSNGEEFSYMRKELATYSKTPAEYTLHIVFTQFVRHAERKLNLCLDYPLMEEPPVVEILAEGVDSQFDKIVASLGYIARRKPKPVIDSVMFWRKSKSEVASMAASEVEKILSTAKSNLSKAQHNDNIPASNPVINKNSNTGNKAKRSLSLMRTKSISKMTGHSRNQSTSSTMSNQTTLKSPNLTQMKSSESVPFKQRNLYDDQITQARETAIQADRKSLASIYILCRVLIEVVKQASPEVMGNDLGDKLEEIVFTQLKTTDPTSKNESLVRSSNWNLFAELLGYMSEKRFLSVSDRFIANLERIPPKIKHEDEPKLYLLIQGMSYLKLTNYPLETFEESAEFIQSLAKFFEKSNNESIIFAYCEVLSNLLLPLASILTAETNHPTWVEAIEKIYNKASFTWKNVNKPINSNIMLNKLKPNSSYNIVNFNNSWAYSIHLMTSALSVSRKELFSDTWFDIIEHNMFKLKPKVEISDKSTFIVCVARLVWVYVYRLNDTLNNTIKKLDNLFNLLFFNSSATSKKQQWLVADKNLINALVEFIRIIGFQHLNYALDNVLTKLLKLSFNGVSLENAYPEKIMLVVKSYLTILEDYEHGDKPCFPTDDVFNSLSVSQNHNASSTSKFVKSRDKRFKSNEIMLIAKNSTNAFSHEEICRNLAVLLKLLDGQYGSGIWSSDSSSSSTPLSSTSKSQATFSAFHFGIDFSYQPTKDLHMELFATLIEAIPWTLVPFNGEKSSACGLPFKNVVDILTRNAVHANPVVSKAALGSLKKLASRKNPNSLITIFAKFAFQFSDKPGPSYNSDYINSSESHKLLKVYVELLSCWLKQFNKIEEDEGNKKSSNPLAQDDELMNKDVLNDLYQINYKSEDLSNSNIVKAKRSDELEWKTIITVIEEIEGNGLFFLCSQDSQTRHYGISILKLVEQFDQAIYNMSDTVQKQNEPTGVTRNRLSKGHSRSSSKFAADVGTRLIHVLEDTDFLGLIKPFKNELSMPERSRLTKLKNKKNILVKLAESDYGIDSTLWFRLYPKLLDIFFERCPMPVAMCRSIVCVRMVQMYEFVFEFSESYKNYTSSLFGKSSANIPPEVLVNQWRLYLIFACCSLTSTNEQKISFPSQPTHGRKKSMQMFIQHQKITSAKSVFRMVLPFLRSQQPMVRDAVISGLTCININIFKTLLENLPESVNEWNINSKGRDEAEDRLRIEVIHILCNITNRFKSDVFIYSDEWMIANLVSIIKNVKSFLSVPLVQTDVEFQRLRRYFCGFLENVFIGLQDNSDLDKWLPFEARIGCFNFLKEWCGVGDSADVTEDRYNTMVKRVKQLKETTSTVAILEVEKKALQFASLSTMAILCSGPIKQKIEVVGKIAVMSFDISELMDWVRALICSDDEKINEMGEMALKNILQLNLNNDELYQKVLRQCYSRQSSSKVTVSFFTIFVDIIMKLKQFDGIPFDIICLSTVMIGHEEYDVRFSAIKLLVFLEEKFYNSSVVDSFSECVCSKSKLVYQKALFDISTHFASLHPESAYIRISHLTMFFDDVDDWSRRNTLTCLRPWISTIELKRTEDTQDIPDQNSKSKSLTNKLDIPSVMVLNNLIEITVKFSSTVSNEVEALWVALGSNLNNFDKIFEFIMNNCLEGKNPLMVKLSCQIVDYLTFCQPNPVSIVDKFMENLQPKAMVPSQPSTNYLTSVASPEFPYISNLWDIIPYNEKDAVFSSGQLSMVFLVDVFTIQNDRMIERLPLLLHVAFSLLDHYLNIVQESAGSLLIHLIHTLAPKEPKSAETIEALRQRDHFKYLWVYDDLNNDKKGARTPKNMDLLARNILEILTPVVPTLQDDWSRVSLHWATTCAVRHIACRSFQIFRSLLSFLDQGMLKDMLHRLSNTISDETLDIQGFAMQILMTLNAITAELNSEKLIDFPQLFWSSVACLSTVHEQEFVEVLSTMSKFVSKIDLDAPDTVSCLISTFPPKWEGKFEGLQQIVMVGLRSATAWEASMKFLDKLNHLKDSEIIGTGDSRLLMSVLANLPRFLHALDQKTISKDIEETANVMSKMADNCGKPALARILVSLSKNRFRSKKDFLVQTVSSINNIFFPEYEAQVLVLLLGFLSNRTPWIKLETMNLLKHIFPLVDLERDEFVGVGADLISPLLRLLLTDYAEPALEVLDEAVIISGSQLDKDVLRMSLGNSSMKKEYEKTATLFGIPEESGWAVPMPVVTAASTRNNVYAVFSTCTEATYVDENDEESNDDENIQFHMEDYYAPVVDHGDAASASVEEPDASLSNMWAALDDFDSFFTKDTDQNGPLPISTLAARRDSYNHHIHSASIDTKYSNSSDPTTFMDSAPQVYDNKASLILNRSLARTKSNTSFKNNLADSIGASEHVSPGASTMYKKSYIPFRHSKHPIKTKNESYITPKMPTSSTFDPEYTISPKSLSLSNSTLSPYEDEASSPIIKNMESTSPSINETPTRFENLIGGSKRKTKKTNRFSPNYNNATASPNAPHHYWGSNKHADASLVSNSSTPPSSTQTSQRLIQKSKDKKKRVA; this is encoded by the coding sequence ATGATAGAGATTCCCGATTTAGATGAGCTGTCTCCTTACCAGTACGTGCTAGATCAATCTCAGGTGCAAAGATCGCAACAACCACAACAACCACAACAACCTCAACAATCTCATCATATCCGCCACATAAGTGATATAACCGGCGATTATCGTAGAAACACAACAGACGAACCTACCGATAGCGCAGCTTCAGAAGTTAAAAAATATGCATTGTACGAATCGCTGGAAGGTCCAATGCCAGatcaagaagatgaaaattcaGAAGACCCGCATATTCAAGACCAACATAGCCGACAATTTCGACAATTTCAGTATCCGAATGAAGCAAATGGAGTTGGAGATAGTGATTTGCCTGCTCCACCAGTACCGAAAGCAATTGCTTCAAGTATCGATAATCTCTCATATGTACCGGGCTTGGATTCGTTAGCATCATTAGCATTGTCCGAGGAATCAAACGATACCAATGCacaaataattgaatacaATACTGCTCAGCCGTTGTTTATGAACCAAATTAATATGACAGGGGCACCTACAAGTGATACACCAAGAGTGCATGTTGTGGAGCAACATGGTTATGGCCAAGAGACATTCAAATTACAAGATCCACCGTTAATTCACGATAAATATAGCTTGCAAAATACAGAACatgataaagaagaagacaaaCTAGGAGAGTTGGGATACATTAAAAAGGGAGATGCAAGCAATTCTAACTTATCGTTATCCCAACAATTAGCATCACCCATGTCCCAATTCCCAATTCATGATTATACAAAGGAGTCACCGCAGCTTCCACCACCATTGTCAACAATAACCAATAAAAGGCTAACATTATCGAATGGCGAAGAATTCAGTTATATGCGTAAGGAATTAGCAACCTACCTGAAAACACCAGCGGAATATACATTGCACATAGTTTTCACGCAATTCGTTCGCCACGCTGAACGAAAATTAAACTTATGCCTTGATTATCCTTTGATGGAGGAGCCACCGGTAGTTGAAATATTAGCTGAAGGGGTAGATTCccaatttgataaaatcgTAGCCTCTTTAGGTTACATTGCGAGGAGAAAACCCAAACCTGTTATTGACAGTGTAATGTTTTGGAGAAAATCGAAAAGTGAAGTAGCTTCCATGGCAGCTTCAGAAGTGGAAAAAATCTTATCTActgcaaaatcaaatttatctaaaGCACAGCATAATGATAACATCCCCGCTTCCAATCCAGTTATTAAtaagaattcaaatacGGGAAATAAAGCTAAAAGAAGTTTAAGCTTAATGAGAACAAAAAGTATATCTAAAATGACCGGACATTCTCGTAATCAATCCACATCCTCGACAATGTCTAACCAAACCACATTGAAATCGCCAAACCTTACCCAAATGAAGCTGCTGGAATCTGTGCCTTttaaacaaagaaatttatatGATGACCAAATAACTCAAGCACGAGAAACTGCTATACAAGCTGATCGTAAATCATTGGCTctgatttatatattatgcCGTGTTTTGATTGAAGTTGTTAAACAAGCATCTCCGGAAGTTATGGGTAATGATCTTGGtgataaattagaagaaattgtATTTACTCAATTGAAAACGACTGACCCTACTAGTAAGAATGAATCTTTAGTAAGATCTTCAAATTGGAATCTATTTGCTGAATTACTTGGCTATATGTCAGAAAAGAGGTTTCTTAGTGTAAGTGATAGATTTATTGCAAACTTGGAGAGGATACCACCTAAAATAAAACATGAAGATGAAccaaaattatatttattgattcaaGGCATGAGCTATTTGAAGCTAACTAATTATCCTTTAGAGACGTTTGAAGAGAGTGCTGAATTCATACAATCCTTGGCAAAGTTTTTCGAAAAATCGAATAATGAATCCATAATTTTTGCATACTGTGAAGTGTTAAGCAACTTACTATTACCTTTAGCGAGTATATTAACAGCGGAAACCAATCATCCAACATGGGTCGAAGCGATTGAgaagatatataataagGCTAGTTTCACATGGAAGAATGTGAATAAGCCtattaattctaatataaTGTTAAATAAGCTCAAACCTAATAGCtcatataatattgttaatttcaataatagcTGGGCTTATTCGATACATTTGATGACCTCAGCCTTATCGGTATCTCGGAAGGAATTGTTTTCTGATACATGGTTTGATATAATCGAGCATAACATGTTTAAATTAAAGCCAAAAGTTGAAATAAGCGACAAGTCCACCTTTATCGTTTGCGTTGCTAGGTTGGTATGGGTGTACGTTTATCGTTTGAATGATACGTTGAACAATACtatcaagaaattagacaacttattcaatttgctCTTTTTTAACAGCAGCGCTACTAGTAAGAAGCAGCAGTGGTTGGTAGCCgacaaaaatttaataaatgcTTTAGTCGAATTTATTAGGATTATTGGTTTTCAACACTTGAATTATGCATTGGATAATGTATTAACAAAGTTGTTAAAGCTTAGTTTCAATGGAGTTTCATTAGAAAATGCATATCCAGAGAAGATTATGTTGGTAGTTAAAAGTTATTTAACTATTTTAGAAGATTATGAACATGGAGATAAGCCATGCTTTCCTACAGATGACGTTTTCAACTCATTGTCGGTTAGTCAAAATCATAATGCCTCGTCTACCCTGAAGTTTGTCAAACTGAGAGATAAAAGATTCAAATCGAATGAAATCATGCTTATTGCAAAGAATTCAACTAACGCTTTTTCTCATGAAGAGATATGTCGAAATCTTGCAGTacttttaaaattattagatgGTCAATACGGCTCCGGTATTTGGTCGTCAGATAGCAGCTCACTGTCTACACCATTATCATCTACCTCGAAGTCACAAGCTACGTTTTCTGCATTCCATTTTGGGATTGACTTTTCTTACCAGCCTACGAAAGACTTACATATGGAATTATTTGCAACATTAATAGAAGCCATACCGTGGACACTTGTACCATTTAATGGTGAAAAATCATCAGCATGCGGCTTACCATTTAAAAATGTGGTAGATATATTAACCCGTAATGCTGTTCATGCAAATCCTGTTGTGTCGAAAGCGGCCTTAGGATCCTTAAAGAAATTAGCGTCCAGAAAAAACCCTAACAGTCTAATTACCATTTTTGCTAAATTTGCGTTTCAATTTAGTGATAAACCAGGACCAAGTTATAATTctgattatattaattcGTCAGAGTCGcataaattattgaaggtgTATGTAGAATTACTCAGTTGTTGGTTAAAACAGTTCAATAAAATCGAGGAGGACGAAGGAAATAAGAAATCATCCAATCCATTGGCACAAGATGACGAATTGATGAACAAAGACgttttgaatgatttataCCAGATCAACTACAAATCTGAGGATTTGTCAAACTCTAACATTGTGAAAGCTAAACGGAGCGATGAACTAGAGTGGAAAACAATTATTACGGTTATTGAAGAGATTGAAGGAAATGGGCTATTTTTCCTTTGTTCACAAGACCTGCAAACAAGGCACTATGGTATTTCGATCTTAAAATTGGTAGAGCAATTCGATCAAGCAATTTACAATATGTCTGACACTGTTCAAAAGCAAAATGAACCCACCGGTGTCACAAGAAACAGACTAAGCAAAGGCCATTCAAGAAGTTCCTCTAAGTTTGCCGCTGATGTGGGTACACGATTGATCCATGTGTTGGAAGATACAGATTTCTTGGGACTAATAAAACCCTTCAAGAATGAACTTAGTATGCCAGAACGAAGTCGTCttacaaaattaaaaaacaaaaagaacATATTAGTGAAATTAGCGGAATCAGATTATGGGATAGACTCCACTTTATGGTTTAGACTTTACCCTAAGTTATTGGatatattttttgaaagatgtcCTATGCCTGTTGCGATGTGCCGTTCTATAGTCTGCGTTCGTATGGTTCAGATGTATGAATTCGTATTCGAGTTTTCAGAAAGTTACAAAAACTATACGAGCTCATTATTTGGGAAATCTAGTGCAAACATCCCTCCCGAAGTATTAGTAAATCAATGGAGactttatttaatattcgCATGTTGCTCTTTGACTTCAACAAATGAACAGAAAATATCGTTTCCTTCTCAACCAACTCACGGCAGAAAGAAATCAATGCAAATGTTTATTCAGCACCAGAAGATAACTAGTGCTAAATCAGTATTCAGAATGGTTTTGCCATTTCTAAGATCACAACAACCGATGGTTAGAGATGCTGTGATTTCAGGGTTGACttgtattaatataaatattttcaagacGTTATTAGAAAATCTTCCGGAAAGTGTGAATGAATGGAATATAAATAGCAAAGGAAGGGATGAAGCAGAAGACCGCTTGAGGATTGAAGTTATTCACATTTTATGTAATATTACCAATCGGTTCAAATCGGATGTATTCATCTACTCAGATGAGTGGATGATTGCTAATCTTGTTTCAATTATAAAGAATGTTAAGTCATTTTTATCTGTTCCTTTAGTACAAACTGACGTAGAATTTCAAAGGTTACGTCGTTATTTTTGTGGATTTTTAGAAAATGTATTTATTGGACTTCAAGATAATTCAGACTTGGATAAATGGTTGCCATTTGAAGCCAGAATAGGTtgcttcaattttttaaagGAGTGGTGTGGTGTTGGGGATTCAGCAGACGTTACTGAAGATAGATATAACACCATGGTTAAAAGGGTAAAGCAGTTGAAGGAAACAACTTCAACTGTTGCTATTCTTGAGGTCGAGAAAAAAGCATTGCAGTTTGCATCATTAAGTACGATGGCAATTTTGTGCTCCGGTCCCATAAAGCAAAAGATAGAAGTGGTTGGTAAGATTGCTGTAATGTCATTTGATATTCTGGAATTAATGGATTGGGTTCGTGCATTGATTTGTTCTGACGACgagaaaataaatgaaatggGTGAGATGGCTctcaaaaatattcttcaattgaatttgaataatgacGAACTATATCAAAAGGTTTTAAGGCAATGTTATTCAAGACAATCATCATCTAAGGTGACAGTAAGTTTTTTCACAATTTTCGTTGATATAATTATGAAACTCAAGCAGTTTGATGGAATTCCCTTCGACATTATATGTTTGTCAACAGTTATGATAGGACATGAAGAATATGACGTAAGATTTTCGGccattaaattattagtattCTTAGAAGAGAAGttttataattcttccGTTGTTGATTCATTTTCGGAGTGTGTTTGCAGTAAATCAAAGCTTGTATATCAAAAAGCATTATTTGACATTTCAACCCATTTTGCTTCTTTACATCCTGAAAGTGCCTACATTAGAATCAGTCATTTAACAATGTTTTTCGATGACGTTGATGACTGGTCCAGAAGAAACACTTTGACTTGTTTGCGTCCGTGGATTCTGACTATAGAATTAAAACGTACCGAAGATACCCAGGATATACCTGATCAGAATTCGAAATCTAAAAGTTTAACGAATAAATTAGATATTCCATCGGTTATGGttctaaataatttaatcgAAATAACCGTGAAATTTAGTTCAACGGTGCTGAATGAAGTGGAAGCCTTATGGGTAGCATTGGGAAGCAATCTAaataactttgataagatttttgaattcatcatgAATAATTGCTTGGAAGGGAAAAACCCATTAATGGTCAAATTATCATGTCAAATTGTTGACTATTTAACGTTCTGTCAACCGAACCCAGTGTCCATTGTTGACAAATTTATGGAGAACTTACAACCTAAGGCAATGGTACCATCGCAACCTCTGACAAATTATTTAACGTCTGTTGCTTCACCAGAATTTCcttatatttcaaatttatggGACATTATACCctataatgaaaaagatgcAGTTTTTTCTTCGGGACAATTATCAATGGTATTTTTGGTTGACGTTTTCACTATCCAGAACGATCGTATGATAGAACGTCTCCCTCTTTTATTGCATGTGgctttttctttattggaCCATTATCTAAATATTGTACAGGAACTGGCAGGCTCTTTATTAATTCACTTGATACATACATTGGCACCTAAAGAGCCTAAATCCGCAGAAACAATTGAAGCACTTAGACAAAGAGATCATTTTAAGTATCTATGGGTTTATGATGACTTGAACAATGACAAAAAAGGCGCGAGAACACCAAAGAATATGGATTTATTAGCACGCAATATACTAGAGATTTTGACGCCGGTTGTTCCTACACTTCAAGATGATTGGAGCAGAGTATCGTTACATTGGGCAACCACTTGTGCTGTTAGACATATTGCGTGTCGTTCATTTCAGATATTCAGATCTTTACTTTCGTTTTTAGATCAAGGCATGCTCAAGGATATGTTGCATCGTTTATCCAATACAATTTCCGACGAGACTCTAGATATACAGGGATTTGCGATGCAGATCCTAATGACCTTGAATGCCATAACTGCTGAATTAAACTCAGAAAAGCTTATTGATTTCCCCCAATTATTTTGGTCGAGTGTGGCGTGTTTAAGTACTGTTCATGAACAGGAATTTGTGGAAGTTTTATCAACGATGTCGAAATTTGTATCTAAAATCGATTTGGATGCGCCGGATACGGTATCTTGCTTGATTTCAACTTTCCCACCTAAATGGGAAGGAAAGTTTGAAGGTTTACAACAAATAGTTATGGTTGGATTACGTTCAGCCACTGCATGGGAAGCTTCAATGAAATTCcttgataaattaaatcaCTTGAAAGATAGTGAGATTATCGGTACAGGCGATTCCAGACTCTTGATGTCAGTCCTTGCAAACTTACCGCGTTTCTTACATGCATTAGACCAAAAGACAATTAGTAAGGATATCGAAGAAACGGCGAACGTCATGAGTAAGATGGCCGATAACTGTGGTAAGCCTGCATTAGCAAGAATTTTAGTGTCATTATCAAAGAACAGGTTCAGATCGAAGAAAGACTTCTTAGTACAAACGGTGTCTTCTATCAATAACATCTTTTTCCCTGAATATGAGGCTCAGGTATTAGTCCTACTTTTAGGGTTCTTATCTAACAGGACACCATGGATAAAGCTAGAAACAATGAACTTGTTGAAACATATTTTCCCATTAGTTGATTTGGAAAGAGATGAATTTGTTGGTGTTGGCGCAGATCTAATCTCTCCATTATTAAGACTATTGTTAACCGATTATGCAGAACCAGCTTTGGAAGTTTTGGATGAGGCAGTTATTATATCAGGCTCACAACTAGATAAAGATGTATTAAGAATGAGTTTAGGcaattcatcaatgaaaaagGAGTATGAAAAAACTGCAACTTTGTTTGGTATCCCTGAAGAAAGCGGATGGGCAGTACCAATGCCAGTTGTTACTGCAGCTAGTACCCGGAACAATGTTTATGCCGTTTTTTCAACATGTACTGAAGCTAcatatgttgatgaaaatgacgaagaaagcaatgatgacgaaaatattcaattccaCATGGAGGATTATTATGCACCTGTTGTTGATCATGGCGACGCTGCTTCAGCAAGTGTAGAGGAACCCGATGCATCATTGAGTAACATGTGGGCCGCCTtggatgattttgattctttttttACAAAGGATACCGACCAGAATGGCCCGTTGCCAATAAGTACTCTTGCAGCCCGTCGGGACTCATATAACCATCATATTCACAGTGCTTCGATTGACACGAAATATAGCAATTCTAGTGATCCTACAACATTTATGGATTCTGCTCCGCAGGTTTATGATAATAAGGCATCACTCATTCTCAATAGAAGTTTAGCAAGGACTAAATCTAATACTTCgtttaaaaataatttggcaGATTCGATTGGAGCAAGTGAACATGTCAGCCCCGGCGCATCGACAATGTATAAGAAATCATACATTCCATTCAGACACAGTAAGCATCCTATAAAGACAAAAAATGAAAGTTACATTACCCCAAAGATGCCTACATCATCAACATTTGATCCTGAGTATACCATATCTCCGAAATCCCTATCTTTGAGTAATTCAACTCTTTCGCCTTATGAAGACGAAGCATCATCcccaattattaaaaatatggAATCGACTAGTCCCAGTATCAATGAAACGCCTACAAGGTTTGAGAATTTGATTGGTGGGAGCAAGAggaaaacaaagaaaacaaatagGTTTTCACCAAATTATAACAATGCTACTGCTTCCCCCAATGCACCTCATCATTATTGGGGTTCCAATAAGCATGCTGACGCGAGCCTCGTAAGTAACCTGTCTACTCCACCCAGCTCAACTCAAACAAGCCAACGTCTTATTCAAAAGTCCAAAGACAAGAAAAAAAGAGTCGCTTAA
- a CDS encoding DEHA2A09240p (similar to uniprot|Q12000 Saccharomyces cerevisiae YOR091W RBF46), whose translation MAPKKKPQISDKNKAKAKTKAVGDKTFGLKNKNKSKKVQGQINQIEAGADGGLAKKKEAEAKRRAAEKKAAEEAKKETAALYGIQQPKVPFGVDPKSVLCEFFRKGVCAKGPKCKFSHDLNVGRKDLKKDLYTDARTEKEEDTMDKWDEEKLRKVILSKHGNLKTTTDIVCKYFIDAVENGKYGWFWVCPNGGNECKYRHSLPPGFALKTKEQKRLERLASESAPKISLEEFLELERGKLDRSKFTPITLDTFAEWKKKQIAKKADEKKREEERNGRKVLTGREIILNKFADKFYTEEDNTDQGTEWDLSEFRKNLPETEDSFKDYGDGIVDFEKKPNQE comes from the coding sequence ATGGCACCTAAGAAGAAGCCCCAAATATCCGATAAGAATAAAGCCAAGGCAAAGACCAAAGCGGTTGGCGATAAGACCTTCGGtttgaaaaacaaaaataaatctaaAAAGGTCCAAGGCCAAATCAACCAGATTGAGGCCGGTGCAGATGGTGGTTTagcgaagaagaaggaagcGGAAGCCAAAAGAAGGGCAGCTGAAAAGAAGGCAGCCGAAGAAGCCAAAAAAGAAACCGCCGCATTATATGGTATTCAACAACCAAAAGTACCATTTGGTGTGGATCCAAAGTCGGTTTTAtgtgaatttttcagaaagGGTGTCTGTGCTAAAGGTCCTAAGTGTAAGTTTTCCCATGACTTGAATGTGGGAAGAAAAGATCTTAAGAAGGATTTATATACCGATGCTAGAACCGAGAAGGAAGAGGATACGATGGATAAATGggatgaagaaaaattaagaaaggTCATTTTATCGAAGCATGGTAACCTAAAGACTACTACCGATATTGTctgtaaatatttcattgatgCGGTTGAAAATGGAAAGTATGGTTGGTTTTGGGTTTGTCCTAATGGAGGTAATGAATGTAAATATAGACATTCTTTACCACCTGGTTTCGCATTGAAGACAAAGGAACAAAAGAGATTAGAGAGATTAGCCTCAGAATCAGCACCTAAGATTAGTTTGGAAGAATTCTTGGAATTAGAAAGAGGTAAATTAGACAGGAGTAAATTCACTCCAATTACGTTAGACACATTTGCTGAATGGAAGAAAAAACAAATAGCCAAGAAAGCAGATGAAAAGAagagagaagaagaaagaaatggTAGAAAGGTATTAACAGGAAGAGAAAtcatattaaataaatttgcCGACAAATTTTacacagaagaagataatacTGATCAAGGTACAGAATGGGATTTATCTGAATTTAGAAAGAATTTACCTGAAACTGAAGACAGTTTTAAGGATTATGGCGATGGTATTGTAGATTTCGAAAAGAAGCCAAACCAAGaatga